In the genome of Equus asinus isolate D_3611 breed Donkey chromosome 9, EquAss-T2T_v2, whole genome shotgun sequence, one region contains:
- the HAPLN1 gene encoding hyaluronan and proteoglycan link protein 1, translated as MKSLLILVLISICGADHRSDNYTLDHDRVIHIQAENGPRLLVEAEQAKVFSHRGGNVTLPCKFLRDPTAFGSGTHKIRIKWTKLTSDYLKEVDVFVSMGYHKKTYGGYQGRVFLKGGSDNDASLVITDLTLDDYGRYKCEVIEGLEDDTAVVALDLQGVVFPYFPRLGRYNLNFHEAQQACLDQDAVIASFDQLYDAWRGGLDWCNAGWLSDGSVQYPITKPREPCGGQNTVPGVRNYGFWDKEKSRYDVFCFTSNFNGRFYYLIHPTKLTYDEAVQACLKDGAQIAKVGQIFAAWKLLGYDRCDAGWLADGSVRYPISRPRRRCSPTEAAVRFVGFPDKKHKLYGVYCFRAYN; from the exons cGGAAAATGGCCCCCGTCTACTCGTGGAAGCAGAACAAGCCAAGGTGTTCTCACATAGAGGTGGCAATGTTACACTGCCATGCAAATTTCTTCGAGACCCTACAGCATTTGGCTCAGGAACCCACAAAATCCGAATCAAGTGGACCAAGCTAACTTCAGATTACCTCAAGGAAGTGGACGTTTTTGTTTCCATGGGATACCACAAGAAAACCTATGGAGGCTACCAGGGGAGAGTGTTTCTGAAGGGAGGAAGTGATAACGATGCTTCTCTGGTGATCACAGATCTCACCCTGGATGATTATGGGAGATATAAGTGTGAGGTGATTGAAGGACTAGAAGATGATACTGCTGTGGTAGCATTAGACTTACAAG GTGTGGTATTCCCTTACTTTCCACGACTGGGTCGCTACAATCTCAATTTTCACGAGGCACAGCAGGCTTGTCTGGACCAGGATGCTGTGATTGCCTCCTTCGACCAGCTGTACGATGCCTGGCGGGGCGGGCTGGACTGGTGCAACGCCGGCTGGCTCAGCGATGGGTCTGTGCAGTACCCCATCACAAAGCCGAGAGAGCCCTGCGGAGGCCAGAACACAGTGCCTGGAGTCAGGAACTACGGGTTTTgggataaagaaaaaagcagatatgatgttttctgttttacatcCAACTTCAATG GCCGTTTTTACTACCTGATCCACCCCACCAAGCTGACCTATGATGAAGCGGTGCAGGCGTGTCTCAAAGATGGTGCTCAGATTGCAAAAGTGGGCCAGATATTTGCTGCCTGGAAACTTCTGGGATATGACCGCTGCGATGCGGGCTGGTTGGCGGATGGCAGTGTCCGCTACCCTATCTCTAGGCCAAGAAGGCGCTGCAGTCCCACTGAGGCTGCAGTGCGCTTCGTGGGGTTCCCAGACAAGAAGCATAAGCTGTATGGTGTCTACTGCTTCAGAGCATACAATTGA